The following proteins are encoded in a genomic region of Chryseobacterium cucumeris:
- the efp gene encoding elongation factor P codes for MATSNDIRKGLCIEYSNDIYKVIEFLHVKPGKGPAFVRTKLKSVTNGKVIDNTFSAGHKIDEVKVITRKFQYLYDDENGFHFMNNDDFSQLYINKEMIENSQFMKAGEEVTIILKEADETPLSAELPQSVYLDVIEADPGVKGNTATNALKNAIVETGARVMVPLFIEPGDRIKVSTEDGSYLERVKE; via the coding sequence ATGGCAACAAGTAACGATATCAGAAAAGGGCTATGCATCGAATATAGCAATGATATTTATAAAGTAATCGAGTTCCTTCACGTAAAACCGGGAAAAGGACCTGCTTTCGTAAGAACAAAATTAAAGTCAGTGACGAACGGTAAAGTAATTGATAATACTTTCTCTGCAGGACACAAAATTGATGAAGTAAAAGTAATCACCAGAAAATTCCAGTATCTGTATGATGATGAGAACGGATTCCACTTCATGAACAATGATGATTTCTCTCAGTTATACATCAACAAAGAAATGATTGAGAACTCTCAGTTTATGAAAGCGGGTGAAGAAGTGACTATCATTTTGAAAGAAGCTGATGAAACTCCACTTTCTGCTGAACTTCCACAATCCGTATACCTTGATGTTATCGAAGCTGATCCGGGTGTAAAAGGAAATACAGCAACCAATGCTCTTAAAAACGCAATCGTTGAAACAGGAGCAAGAGTAATGGTTCCTTTGTTCATTGAACCGGGAGACAGAATTAAAGTAAGCACTGAAGACGGCAGCTACTTAGAAAGAGTAAAAGAATAA
- the lpxA gene encoding acyl-ACP--UDP-N-acetylglucosamine O-acyltransferase: MIHQLAAVDKRAKISKNVIVEPFTTIAGDVEIGEGTWIGPNVTIMDGARIGKNCRIFPGTVISAIPQDLKFDGEDTQVIIGDDTTIRECVTVNRGTKALGYTKIGANCLIMATSHIAHDCVIGDHVIIVNGCGIAGHVEIGDYTVMGGLSAVHQFGKIGKHVMISGGTLVRKDIPPYVKVAREPMSYAGINSVGLRRRGFTNEKIFEIQKIYRAIFQMKMNVSQAISHIEKEMLPTAERDEILQFIQNSPRGIVKGYGTGKESN, encoded by the coding sequence ATGATTCATCAATTAGCAGCCGTAGATAAACGTGCGAAAATCAGCAAAAATGTAATCGTAGAACCTTTCACTACCATTGCAGGGGATGTAGAAATTGGAGAAGGAACATGGATTGGTCCTAATGTAACCATTATGGATGGCGCAAGAATAGGAAAAAACTGTAGGATTTTTCCGGGTACTGTAATCTCTGCAATTCCTCAGGATCTGAAATTTGATGGTGAAGATACCCAGGTAATTATCGGTGATGATACAACAATCAGAGAATGTGTTACCGTAAACAGAGGGACAAAGGCTTTGGGATATACTAAAATAGGAGCGAACTGCCTTATTATGGCTACCTCGCATATTGCCCATGATTGTGTTATCGGAGATCACGTTATCATTGTAAACGGTTGTGGTATTGCAGGACATGTGGAGATTGGAGATTATACTGTAATGGGAGGTTTATCAGCAGTTCACCAATTCGGTAAAATCGGAAAACATGTCATGATTTCCGGAGGTACTCTGGTAAGAAAAGATATTCCGCCTTACGTAAAAGTTGCAAGAGAGCCTATGTCTTATGCCGGTATCAATTCTGTGGGTTTAAGAAGAAGAGGATTTACCAATGAGAAAATCTTTGAAATCCAGAAAATCTACAGAGCCATCTTCCAGATGAAGATGAACGTTTCACAGGCTATTTCCCATATTGAAAAAGAAATGCTTCCAACGGCTGAGAGAGATGAGATCTTACAGTTTATTCAAAACTCACCAAGAGGTATCGTAAAAGGATACGGAACCGGTAAAGAGAGTAACTGA
- a CDS encoding bifunctional UDP-3-O-[3-hydroxymyristoyl] N-acetylglucosamine deacetylase/3-hydroxyacyl-ACP dehydratase, with translation MSDMQKTLQQEVTLSGIGLHTGKEVKLTIKPAKENTGFVFVRTDLEGHPQVEADVNYVVATERGTTLEKLGVKITTCEHLLAALVGCDIDNAILEMDASEPPILDGSSKYFVEAIESVGVAEQAIAREYLVVKEVLTYSDPATGSEITIIPSDTYEVTTMVDFGTKVLGTQNATLKNISEFKDEISSARTFSFLHELEMLLDHGLIKGGDISNAIVYVDKDLTPETTEKLKKAFGKDNVSIRPNGILDNLNLNYPNEAARHKLLDVIGDLALAGVKIKGKVIANKPGHFVNTQFAKKLNRQWKLQKKKNVPDFDLTKEPVFDINGIMKLMPHRPPFLLIDKVLELSDSHVVGLKNVTMNEPFFVGHFPKEPVMPGVLQVEALAQTGGILVLASVPDPENYSTYFIKIDKVKFKRKVIPGDTLIFKIELIEPIRRGIVHMQGYGYVGDTVAVEAELMAQVAKNKVD, from the coding sequence ATGAGTGATATGCAAAAAACACTTCAGCAAGAGGTAACTCTTTCTGGAATTGGCCTTCATACAGGTAAAGAAGTAAAACTTACCATTAAACCTGCTAAAGAAAATACAGGTTTTGTATTTGTAAGAACAGACTTGGAGGGACATCCTCAGGTAGAAGCTGATGTAAATTATGTGGTAGCAACCGAAAGAGGAACTACATTAGAAAAATTAGGGGTAAAAATTACCACTTGCGAACATCTTCTGGCAGCCCTTGTTGGCTGTGATATTGATAACGCAATTTTAGAAATGGATGCCTCTGAACCACCAATTTTGGATGGATCCTCAAAATACTTTGTGGAAGCTATCGAAAGTGTGGGAGTAGCAGAACAAGCCATTGCAAGAGAATATCTTGTTGTAAAAGAGGTTCTTACCTACAGTGATCCGGCTACTGGTTCGGAAATCACAATCATTCCTTCGGATACTTACGAGGTAACTACTATGGTAGATTTTGGGACTAAAGTATTAGGTACTCAGAATGCTACTCTTAAAAATATTTCAGAATTTAAAGACGAAATCTCATCAGCAAGAACATTCAGCTTCCTGCATGAATTGGAAATGCTTTTAGATCATGGTTTGATCAAAGGTGGAGATATTTCCAATGCCATTGTATATGTAGATAAAGATCTTACTCCTGAAACTACAGAAAAATTAAAGAAAGCCTTTGGGAAAGATAATGTATCGATAAGACCCAACGGTATTCTTGACAATCTTAACTTAAACTATCCTAACGAAGCGGCGAGACACAAATTACTGGATGTAATCGGTGACCTTGCTTTGGCAGGAGTAAAAATAAAAGGTAAAGTTATTGCTAACAAACCGGGACACTTTGTGAATACTCAGTTTGCGAAAAAACTAAACCGCCAGTGGAAATTGCAGAAAAAGAAAAACGTTCCGGATTTTGACCTGACAAAAGAACCAGTATTCGATATCAACGGAATTATGAAGCTTATGCCTCACAGACCTCCGTTCTTATTGATCGATAAAGTTCTTGAACTTTCAGACTCTCACGTAGTAGGTTTGAAAAACGTAACCATGAACGAACCTTTCTTCGTGGGACACTTCCCTAAAGAACCTGTAATGCCTGGAGTTCTTCAGGTAGAAGCATTGGCACAGACAGGAGGAATTCTTGTATTGGCCAGCGTTCCGGATCCTGAAAACTATTCTACTTATTTCATCAAAATTGATAAGGTGAAATTCAAGAGAAAAGTAATTCCGGGAGATACACTTATATTCAAAATTGAATTGATAGAGCCTATCAGAAGAGGAATTGTTCATATGCAGGGGTATGGATATGTTGGAGATACTGTAGCAGTAGAAGCAGAGCTTATGGCTCAAGTTGCAAAAAATAAAGTTGATTAA
- the lpxD gene encoding UDP-3-O-(3-hydroxymyristoyl)glucosamine N-acyltransferase: MEFTASQIASFIDGKIIGDENALITGVSPIENGESGHLSFIAQDRFSHFLDSSKCSVIIVSEKLLEKNHYNPTLIVVKDAYLSFQILMNLYQEMQGRKEGIENGSSIHDTAVIGDKAYIGAFTYVSEKAKIGEGSQIYPHVYIGKGVKIGKNCKIDSGARIYDYCIIGDNCVIHSNTVIGGDGFGFQPTAEGFKKIPQLGNVIIEDDVEIGSNCSIDRATIGSTIIGKGTKIDNLIQIAHNVKIGQNNVIAAQAGIAGSTTIGDWNQIGGQVGVVGHIKIGNQVKIQAQSGVNSSVNDRETLYGSPAISYNDYLRSYVHFRNLPGIVNRINNLENNSKDNTNE; the protein is encoded by the coding sequence ATGGAATTTACAGCTTCGCAAATTGCAAGTTTTATTGACGGAAAAATAATAGGTGACGAGAATGCACTTATTACGGGAGTTTCACCAATTGAAAATGGGGAATCGGGACATCTTTCTTTTATAGCACAAGATCGGTTTTCTCATTTTTTGGATAGCTCAAAATGCTCTGTTATCATCGTTTCGGAAAAACTTCTGGAGAAAAATCATTATAACCCTACCTTAATCGTTGTAAAAGATGCCTATCTTTCTTTTCAGATTCTGATGAATTTATATCAGGAAATGCAGGGAAGAAAAGAAGGTATTGAGAACGGTTCATCTATTCATGATACCGCTGTCATAGGAGATAAAGCGTATATCGGGGCATTTACTTATGTTTCCGAGAAAGCTAAGATCGGGGAAGGATCACAGATCTATCCACATGTATATATAGGGAAAGGAGTGAAAATTGGTAAAAACTGTAAGATAGACAGTGGTGCCAGAATTTACGACTACTGTATTATTGGAGATAACTGTGTGATTCATTCCAACACGGTAATCGGAGGAGACGGTTTTGGTTTCCAGCCAACGGCTGAAGGCTTCAAGAAAATTCCGCAGCTTGGAAATGTAATCATTGAAGACGATGTAGAAATCGGGTCAAACTGTAGTATCGACAGAGCTACAATAGGTTCTACAATAATAGGTAAAGGGACCAAGATTGATAATCTGATTCAGATTGCCCACAACGTGAAAATTGGTCAGAACAACGTAATTGCTGCACAGGCAGGAATTGCAGGTTCCACCACTATCGGAGACTGGAATCAGATTGGTGGCCAGGTAGGTGTCGTAGGACATATCAAAATAGGAAACCAGGTGAAAATTCAGGCTCAGAGTGGAGTGAATTCCAGTGTTAATGACAGAGAAACTTTGTACGGTTCACCAGCAATCAGTTACAATGACTATTTAAGGAGTTATGTTCATTTCAGGAACTTACCTGGAATTGTAAATAGAATAAATAATCTTGAGAATAACTCAAAAGATAATACTAATGAGTGA
- a CDS encoding HD domain-containing protein, with protein MQNKLKIINDPVHGFIKIPHEILFDIIEHPYFQRLRRIGQTGLLNLIFPGATHTRFHHALGAMHLMFTALETLKQKGVKISEEEEKGAMLAILMHDIGHGPFSHALESMLMDDWHHENLSLLLMNKLNEEFQGQLSMAIEMFQGKYHRKFFNQLISSQLDVDRLDYLKRDSFFTGVSEGNINTQRIISMMNVCEEGELVIDAKGIYSIENFLTARMFMYWQVYYHKTSALAEFLLVKILERAKYLISQGVELPATDNLKYFLYREKSGATDEDIERFTQLDDNDVIQAMKEWQNSEDFVLSYWCKCVIQRNLPKTIISSHPFGQEIIEEKIKKSNELFGIDNGDELVHEIKRKLLPYHAEKQPIYLLHKNGKRTRLHESEDQLLSGLIVNKTTRYILMFPRDISRLDS; from the coding sequence ATGCAGAATAAGCTAAAAATCATCAACGATCCTGTTCACGGGTTTATCAAAATTCCACACGAAATTTTATTTGATATCATTGAGCATCCCTATTTTCAGAGATTAAGGAGAATCGGGCAGACCGGACTTCTGAACCTGATATTTCCCGGTGCTACCCATACAAGATTTCATCATGCTCTTGGAGCGATGCATTTGATGTTTACAGCTTTAGAAACATTGAAGCAGAAAGGAGTGAAAATTTCTGAGGAAGAAGAAAAAGGAGCGATGCTGGCCATTTTGATGCATGATATCGGTCATGGTCCGTTTTCACACGCATTGGAAAGTATGCTGATGGATGACTGGCATCATGAGAATCTTTCTTTGCTGCTGATGAATAAGCTTAATGAGGAATTCCAGGGCCAACTATCCATGGCTATTGAAATGTTTCAGGGGAAGTATCACAGAAAGTTTTTTAATCAGCTGATCTCTTCCCAACTGGATGTTGACCGTTTGGATTATCTTAAAAGAGACAGTTTTTTTACAGGTGTTTCCGAAGGAAATATTAATACCCAGAGAATTATCTCTATGATGAATGTCTGCGAAGAAGGCGAACTGGTGATTGATGCAAAAGGAATTTATTCCATTGAAAATTTCCTTACTGCCAGAATGTTTATGTATTGGCAGGTGTATTATCATAAAACTTCAGCCTTGGCAGAGTTTCTTTTGGTTAAAATCCTTGAAAGGGCAAAATATCTGATTTCCCAGGGGGTAGAACTTCCGGCAACAGACAATCTGAAATATTTTTTATACCGTGAAAAGAGCGGTGCCACAGATGAAGATATAGAAAGATTTACTCAGCTTGATGATAATGATGTAATTCAGGCCATGAAAGAATGGCAGAATTCAGAAGATTTTGTATTGTCATACTGGTGTAAATGTGTAATTCAGAGAAATTTGCCTAAAACAATTATTTCATCACATCCTTTTGGCCAGGAAATAATTGAGGAAAAAATAAAAAAGAGTAACGAACTTTTCGGAATCGATAATGGTGATGAATTGGTTCATGAAATTAAAAGAAAATTATTGCCTTATCATGCAGAGAAACAGCCCATTTATTTACTGCATAAAAATGGAAAAAGAACAAGGCTGCATGAGTCGGAAGATCAGCTTTTATCAGGATTAATCGTAAATAAGACGACCCGCTATATCCTTATGTTTCCAAGAGATATCTCCAGACTGGACTCTTAA
- a CDS encoding S41 family peptidase — protein sequence MRRFPLFLFLLLSLNISAQIITETQKLESLCRIWGFLKYYHPRVAKGNLNWDKQLFQKIYELENINDKQSLNNFYSEWIESLGEVPPCKECSAKDQKVYFLKNFDLRWMDNSQIFSDDVSQKLRYIEKNRNIGDNHFVGKGGRKIYFRNEKSYGSQFTSTAISLLELFRYWNYVEYFFPYKYETDQNWNDVLTEMIPKFLLVDNDENFHLTLAELVAKTDDSHAYLSSKEIQLHLYGQRKVPVEYIYAEGKLVITKVNDTRPEHQGPLHTGDVIYDIEGKTIPQMINSLGKYVPASNSWGKVSKIKDKLLFTSNDSVSLKIEREGQNIEIKTRTYLSKNIIREKKPVVKKWKLMDDEKTTGYVNMGMIEKDDLDEMYSSLKSTKSIIFDLRNYPKQTIVPLSFLLLPNPVIYYQFTFPDTSYPGKFYSRKNVIGRKNPEYYKGNVIVLVDENTQSQAETTTMMFKQHPKAKIIGSNTSGANGDVIMFKIADLNTRFTGLGAYYPDGRETQRIGIIPDILVKPSIEGIKNGKDEVLEKALEYIKTTN from the coding sequence ATGAGACGCTTCCCGCTTTTCCTCTTTTTACTTTTAAGTTTGAACATTTCCGCACAGATCATCACTGAGACCCAAAAGCTGGAATCTCTTTGCAGGATTTGGGGATTTTTAAAATATTACCATCCCCGTGTGGCAAAGGGAAATCTTAACTGGGATAAGCAGCTTTTTCAAAAAATATATGAACTTGAAAATATTAATGATAAACAGTCTCTCAATAATTTTTATTCTGAATGGATTGAGAGTCTGGGAGAAGTTCCGCCATGCAAAGAATGTTCAGCTAAAGATCAGAAGGTGTATTTCCTTAAAAATTTTGATCTACGCTGGATGGACAATTCACAAATTTTCTCTGATGATGTATCTCAAAAGCTTCGTTATATCGAAAAAAACAGAAATATTGGAGACAATCACTTTGTGGGAAAAGGGGGAAGAAAAATATATTTCAGGAATGAAAAATCCTATGGGTCTCAATTCACTTCCACAGCCATTAGTTTACTGGAGTTGTTCAGATACTGGAATTACGTGGAATATTTCTTTCCTTATAAATATGAAACCGATCAGAACTGGAATGATGTCCTTACAGAAATGATTCCCAAATTTCTATTGGTTGATAATGATGAAAATTTTCACTTAACATTAGCAGAACTAGTGGCTAAAACGGATGATTCACACGCTTATCTTTCTTCAAAGGAGATTCAGCTTCATCTGTATGGTCAACGAAAAGTTCCTGTAGAATATATTTATGCTGAAGGAAAACTAGTGATTACAAAAGTTAATGACACACGGCCTGAACATCAAGGCCCACTGCATACCGGAGATGTTATTTATGATATTGAAGGAAAAACTATTCCACAGATGATCAACAGTTTGGGAAAGTATGTACCTGCCTCCAATTCATGGGGCAAGGTCAGCAAAATAAAAGACAAGCTGCTTTTCACTAGCAATGATTCTGTTTCTTTAAAGATTGAAAGAGAAGGACAAAATATAGAAATAAAAACCAGAACATATCTTAGTAAGAATATTATTCGTGAAAAGAAACCTGTTGTAAAAAAGTGGAAATTGATGGATGATGAAAAGACAACCGGATATGTTAATATGGGGATGATTGAAAAGGATGATCTTGATGAGATGTACAGCAGTTTAAAATCCACAAAATCCATTATCTTTGATCTCAGGAATTATCCAAAACAAACGATTGTACCCTTAAGCTTTCTTCTTCTTCCCAACCCGGTAATCTATTATCAGTTTACTTTTCCTGATACCAGCTATCCCGGCAAATTCTACAGCAGAAAAAATGTCATCGGCAGGAAAAATCCTGAATACTATAAAGGAAATGTCATCGTTTTAGTAGATGAGAATACACAAAGCCAGGCAGAAACCACGACAATGATGTTCAAACAGCATCCGAAAGCTAAAATTATTGGTAGTAATACTTCAGGAGCCAACGGAGATGTCATTATGTTTAAAATTGCTGATCTCAATACACGGTTTACAGGCCTAGGTGCTTATTATCCTGATGGCAGGGAAACCCAAAGAATAGGAATCATTCCCGATATTCTGGTAAAACCAAGTATTGAAGGGATAAAAAACGGAAAAGATGAAGTGCTGGAAAAGGCTTTGGAGTATATAAAAACCACTAATTAA
- a CDS encoding bifunctional response regulator/alkaline phosphatase family protein — translation MSEKILWIDDEIDLLKPHIVFLEKKGYQVTPVNNVNEALELMDSEKFALTLIDENMPGISGLEAIPMIKEKDNALKIVMVTKSEEEHIMEEAIGSQIADYILKPVNPNQILLSLKKNLQQDNLVEQKTILQYQQEFRNLSMELSYLRTYQEWAEYYKKILSWEIKFDKVADNEFADLLQSQKEEANIQFAKFIEKNYENWLTDSDKPMMSHTLFKEKVKPEVEKEKVLLLMVDNLRYDQWKVIEPLFTKYYNKISEDYYYSILPTATQYARNSFFAGLMPSEIEKRFPDKWFNDNEEGNKNEFERDFLEDQMKRIGLGSKSMKYLKVLNADFERKIYDDFNQHKNNDLLVIVYNFIDILSHAKTDNHIVDQLIRDDKTFRSLTFNWFENSSLLKIIKAAAENGYKLVITTDHGTVYVKKPSKVVGDRETSTNIRYKTGKSLTYDDSDVWAITNPEKLFLPKGNLSSKYIFAKNNIFLAYPKNYNHFVNYYKETYQHGGISLEECIIPISILEPK, via the coding sequence ATGTCAGAAAAGATATTATGGATCGATGATGAAATAGATTTACTTAAACCTCATATCGTATTTTTAGAAAAGAAAGGTTATCAGGTAACCCCTGTTAACAATGTCAATGAGGCTTTGGAGCTTATGGATTCAGAGAAATTTGCTTTAACGCTAATTGATGAAAATATGCCGGGTATTTCCGGTCTGGAGGCAATTCCTATGATTAAGGAAAAAGATAATGCCTTAAAAATCGTCATGGTAACCAAAAGCGAAGAAGAACACATTATGGAAGAAGCGATCGGTTCCCAGATTGCCGATTATATATTAAAGCCTGTAAATCCCAATCAGATATTACTGTCTTTAAAGAAAAACCTTCAGCAGGATAATCTTGTGGAACAAAAAACAATTTTACAATACCAGCAGGAATTCAGAAACCTTTCCATGGAACTTTCTTATTTGAGAACGTATCAGGAATGGGCTGAGTATTATAAAAAGATTCTTAGCTGGGAAATCAAATTTGATAAGGTAGCAGACAATGAATTTGCCGATCTTCTGCAGTCTCAGAAGGAAGAAGCCAATATTCAGTTTGCCAAATTCATTGAGAAAAATTATGAAAACTGGCTTACAGATTCAGACAAACCGATGATGAGCCACACGCTTTTCAAGGAAAAAGTGAAGCCTGAAGTGGAAAAAGAGAAAGTTCTTTTACTGATGGTGGATAATCTTCGGTATGATCAGTGGAAAGTAATCGAACCTTTATTTACAAAATACTACAATAAAATATCGGAAGATTATTATTATAGTATTCTTCCGACAGCAACACAATATGCAAGGAATTCTTTCTTTGCAGGATTAATGCCGTCTGAGATAGAAAAACGCTTCCCTGATAAATGGTTTAATGATAACGAAGAAGGAAATAAAAATGAGTTTGAGCGTGACTTCCTGGAAGATCAGATGAAGAGAATCGGTCTTGGTTCAAAGTCTATGAAGTATCTTAAAGTACTGAACGCTGATTTTGAAAGAAAGATCTATGACGATTTCAACCAGCATAAAAATAATGACCTGCTGGTTATTGTGTACAACTTTATTGATATCCTGTCGCATGCAAAAACAGACAATCATATTGTAGACCAGCTGATTCGTGATGATAAGACTTTCCGTTCCCTTACCTTCAACTGGTTTGAAAACTCTTCTTTATTGAAGATCATTAAGGCAGCTGCAGAAAACGGATATAAACTGGTGATCACAACAGATCACGGTACTGTATATGTTAAAAAGCCAAGTAAAGTGGTAGGAGACAGAGAAACTTCTACGAATATCAGATATAAAACAGGCAAAAGCTTAACGTATGATGACAGTGATGTATGGGCTATTACCAATCCGGAAAAGCTTTTCCTGCCCAAAGGAAATTTAAGTTCGAAATATATTTTTGCTAAAAACAATATATTCCTGGCGTATCCTAAAAATTACAATCATTTTGTTAATTACTATAAAGAAACTTACCAGCATGGTGGAATTTCACTTGAAGAGTGTATTATTCCTATCAGTATTTTAGAACCCAAGTAG
- a CDS encoding MliC family protein — MKKHIFIAAAFSALFLTSCNKEKTTTDSTPASVDSVASKPSDSAAVSGTQDEIVKSTSKDKNGKTLDMTFNNTKNTATLVFNNETIELQGQKPASGIWYKNDHYELRGKGEEIELTKDGKTVFKN, encoded by the coding sequence ATGAAAAAACACATTTTTATTGCAGCAGCATTCTCAGCATTATTTTTAACCTCATGTAATAAAGAAAAGACAACAACAGATTCTACTCCCGCTTCTGTAGACAGTGTTGCATCCAAGCCATCTGATTCAGCAGCTGTTTCAGGTACTCAGGATGAAATTGTAAAAAGTACTTCGAAAGACAAGAACGGGAAAACCCTGGATATGACTTTCAACAATACCAAAAATACGGCTACTTTAGTATTCAACAATGAAACCATTGAGCTTCAGGGACAAAAACCTGCATCAGGAATATGGTACAAGAATGACCATTATGAACTGAGAGGAAAAGGCGAGGAAATAGAACTGACAAAAGACGGTAAAACAGTTTTTAAAAATTAA
- a CDS encoding exodeoxyribonuclease III, with the protein MRLITYNVNGIRAAFTKDFLGWLKTADPDIICIQESKAGNDQIDIESLEKLGYHSYWHSAVRKGYSGVGIASKIKPNHVEYGCGIESYDNEGRIIRADFDGFSAISVYVPSASNIERLDFKMQFCHDFLGYIKNLKKEIPNLIISGDFNICHEAIDIHNPVGLKNVSGFLPMEREWMTNFINECELIDSFRFFNNEPDNYTWWSYRQNSRERNKGWRLDYNFTSYSLKDKLSRAVILKEAVHSDHCPALVELDV; encoded by the coding sequence ATGAGATTAATCACCTACAATGTTAATGGAATCAGGGCGGCTTTTACGAAAGATTTTCTGGGCTGGCTGAAGACTGCCGATCCGGATATCATCTGTATTCAGGAGAGTAAGGCCGGAAACGATCAGATAGACATCGAAAGCCTTGAAAAATTGGGATATCACAGTTATTGGCACTCAGCGGTAAGAAAAGGCTACAGCGGGGTCGGAATTGCCTCAAAAATAAAACCCAACCATGTAGAGTATGGTTGTGGTATCGAAAGCTATGATAATGAAGGAAGAATCATCCGTGCAGATTTTGACGGATTTTCCGCGATTTCGGTATATGTTCCTTCTGCATCTAATATTGAGAGGTTAGATTTTAAAATGCAGTTCTGCCATGACTTTCTTGGGTATATTAAAAATTTAAAAAAAGAAATTCCTAATCTTATTATCTCCGGAGACTTTAATATCTGCCACGAGGCTATCGATATTCACAATCCTGTCGGTTTAAAGAATGTTTCAGGGTTTCTTCCTATGGAAAGAGAATGGATGACCAATTTTATCAATGAATGCGAACTGATTGACAGTTTCAGGTTCTTTAACAATGAACCTGACAATTATACATGGTGGAGCTACAGACAAAACTCAAGGGAAAGAAATAAAGGCTGGAGACTGGATTATAATTTCACTTCCTATAGTTTAAAGGATAAGCTCAGCAGGGCTGTCATTTTAAAGGAAGCGGTACATTCCGACCATTGTCCTGCTTTAGTCGAACTAGATGTATAA
- a CDS encoding septal ring lytic transglycosylase RlpA family protein, which produces MMKRFILVIIMMISTLGVYSFTSNTLDAKKTSYASYYHDRFNGRKTASGEIFDNSKFTAANRTLPFGTNVKVTNLKNGKEVIVRINDRGPYHSSRSLDMSKAAFDEIGDISHGTIPVEYEIVD; this is translated from the coding sequence ATGATGAAAAGATTCATTCTCGTAATCATAATGATGATTTCAACCCTAGGTGTTTACTCATTTACAAGTAATACCTTAGATGCGAAAAAAACAAGTTATGCATCGTACTACCACGATAGATTTAACGGTAGAAAAACCGCTAGCGGAGAAATCTTTGATAATTCAAAGTTTACTGCAGCAAACAGAACGCTTCCATTTGGAACAAATGTTAAGGTAACCAACCTTAAAAATGGTAAAGAGGTAATAGTGAGAATTAATGACAGAGGGCCTTACCATTCATCAAGATCTTTAGATATGTCTAAAGCTGCGTTCGATGAGATTGGAGATATCAGTCATGGTACTATTCCAGTCGAATATGAAATTGTCGATTAA